The following are encoded together in the Actinoplanes sp. N902-109 genome:
- a CDS encoding thioesterase II family protein, which yields MTTTATTDALWLRRFRPASAPTARLVCLPHAGGSAAYFLPVSVALSPGIDVVSVQYPGRQDRRHERPIDDVALLADRIADILSREDDLPLSILGHSLGAALGFEVIRRLEAKGRQPVRLFASGRRAPSTTRNETSHKLNDDDLLAELGKLNGTNSSLLANDELMRAALPALRADLRAAELHGIPAQTKVNAAITVLTGDHDPKTTVAEAEAWNRHTTGAFDLNVLPGGHFFIADEAPAVLKILREKLNS from the coding sequence ATGACAACGACCGCTACCACCGACGCTCTCTGGCTGCGCCGGTTCCGCCCGGCCAGCGCCCCCACCGCCCGGCTCGTCTGCCTGCCGCACGCGGGCGGTTCGGCGGCCTACTTCCTGCCCGTCTCGGTCGCGCTGAGCCCCGGGATCGACGTGGTGTCCGTGCAGTACCCCGGCCGCCAGGACCGCCGCCACGAACGCCCGATCGACGACGTGGCCCTGCTCGCCGATCGGATCGCCGACATCCTGTCGCGCGAGGACGACCTGCCGCTGAGCATCCTCGGCCACAGCCTCGGCGCCGCCCTGGGCTTCGAGGTCATCCGCCGGCTCGAGGCCAAGGGCCGGCAGCCGGTACGACTGTTCGCCTCCGGCCGCCGCGCCCCCTCCACCACGCGCAACGAGACCTCCCACAAACTCAACGACGACGACCTGCTCGCCGAGCTCGGCAAGCTCAACGGCACCAACTCCAGCCTGCTGGCCAACGACGAGCTCATGCGCGCGGCCCTGCCCGCCCTCCGAGCCGACCTGCGCGCCGCCGAGCTGCACGGCATCCCGGCCCAGACCAAGGTGAACGCGGCCATCACGGTCCTCACCGGCGACCACGACCCCAAGACGACCGTCGCGGAAGCCGAGGCCTGGAACCGCCACACCACCGGCGCCTTCGACCTCAACGTCCTGCCCGGCGGTCACTTCTTCATCGCCGACGAGGCGCCGGCTGTGCTGAAGATCCTGCGTGAGAAATTGAACAGCTGA
- a CDS encoding DUF1707 domain-containing protein, with protein MTDEDTQAGTMRVANADREQVVQVLRAATAAGRLTGAEFETREQAARAAVTYRDLAALTADLPAPAAEPDEESADRMRIDRRFSHIFREGPWVVPRHIDIKLTLGDVKLDFTEAVINHDLVRITVDLGIGGNVTMIVQPGIKVVAEDLDIGMLGEFKVQRYPEEQRETPTFLRVEVLGKVRAGNFVVRPPRTLLDPLTRPGRDD; from the coding sequence ATGACGGACGAAGACACCCAAGCCGGGACCATGCGGGTCGCCAACGCGGACCGGGAGCAGGTCGTGCAGGTCCTCCGTGCTGCCACGGCCGCCGGCCGGCTCACCGGGGCCGAGTTCGAGACCCGGGAGCAGGCGGCCCGGGCCGCGGTCACCTATCGGGACCTCGCGGCGCTCACCGCCGACCTGCCCGCCCCGGCGGCCGAGCCGGACGAGGAGTCGGCCGACCGGATGCGCATCGACCGGCGGTTCAGCCACATCTTCCGCGAAGGCCCCTGGGTGGTGCCGCGGCACATCGACATCAAGTTGACCCTGGGCGATGTCAAGCTCGACTTCACCGAGGCGGTCATCAATCACGACCTGGTGCGGATCACTGTCGATCTGGGCATCGGCGGCAATGTGACGATGATCGTGCAACCCGGCATCAAGGTCGTCGCCGAGGACCTCGACATCGGCATGCTCGGCGAGTTCAAGGTGCAGCGTTACCCCGAGGAACAGCGGGAGACGCCCACCTTCCTGCGGGTGGAGGTGCTGGGCAAGGTCCGCGCCGGCAACTTTGTCGTACGACCTCCGCGCACGCTGCTCGACCCGCTCACCCGGCCGGGCCGGGACGACTGA